One genomic window of Solanum dulcamara chromosome 12, daSolDulc1.2, whole genome shotgun sequence includes the following:
- the LOC129877371 gene encoding uncharacterized protein LOC129877371: MGGELSKQVERRKAIDTQKKSLCDLKKKNGCNFPGCDYHVQDRKNWMSTLIPEKIHVNQIVWPGTHDSATDEIGIPFISRPFAQCQSLSIYQQLVIGVRALDIRVQEDRRVCHGILLCYNVDVVINDVKKFLSETHSEIIILEIRTEFGHDDPHDFDKYLEAELGEFLIYQDENVFNKTIAELLPKRIICVWKPRKSPQPKQGSPLWSSCYLKDNWIDTDLPEKKFESNMKHLSEQPPVTSRKFFYRVENTVTPQADNPVMWVKPVTERIHPYARLFIMECISRGYGDRLQIFSSDFIDEDFVDACIGLTNARIEGKL; the protein is encoded by the exons ATGGGTGGCGAGCTGTCTAAACAAGTGGAAAGACGAAAAGCTATCGATACTCAGAAGAAAAGTTTGTGTGATCTCAAGAAGAAAAATGGATGCAATTTTCCTGGTTGTGATTATCACGTACAAGACAGGaaaaattggatgtcaacacTTATCCCTGAGAAAATTCATGTGAACCAGATTGTTTGGCCAG GTACACATGATTCTGCAACTGATGAGATTGGAATCCCATTCATCTCTCGCCCTTTTGCTCAATGTCAATCTTTGTCCATTTACCAACAACTGGTAATTGGGGTTCGTGCTCTTGACATCCGTGTTCAAGAAGATCGTCGTGTATGCCATGGCATCCTTCTTTGCTACAATGTTGATGTTGTTATCAACGATGTCAAGAAGTTCCTGTCTGAAACACATTCAGAGATAATAATCCTGGAAATCCGTACAGAGTTTGGCCATGATGATCCACATGATTTTGACAAGTATTTGGAGGCTGAGTTAGGGGAGTTTCTCATCTACCAAGATGAAAATGTTTTCAACAAGACTATTGCAGAGTTATTGCCAAAAAGAATTATATGCGTTTGGAAACCAAGAAAATCACCTCAACCTAAACAAGGAAGTCCTTTATGGAGTTCATGTTACCTAAAAGATAACTGGATAGACACTGACTTACCTGAAAAGAAATTCGAAAGCAACATGAAGCATTTGAGTGAGCAACCACCGGTAACATCCCGGAAATTCTTTTACAGGGTGGAGAACACGGTGACACCACAGGCAGATAATCCAGTCATGTGGGTGAAACCAGTGACTGAACGGATTCATCCATATGCAAGGTTGTTTATAATGGAATGTATTTCTCGAGGTTATGGTGATCGATTACAAATATTTTCATCAGACTTCATAGATGAAGATTTTGTGGATGCGTGCATTGGTCTTACAAATGCAAGGATTGAAGGGAAGCTCTGA
- the LOC129876966 gene encoding dirigent protein 22-like, protein MEKTNLVLLLCFILMSMVQGVVLGPKAVETWFHKLPHAKQKVTKFHFYFHDITSGKNPTAVPIIQSKSPTFFGYVAMIDDPLTVGPEPNSTIVGRAQGIYGGADQNEAALLMTLNFVFTAGKYNGSTLSVLGRNPAFHKYREMPIVGGSGIFRLAKGIATAKTYWMNATDAIVEYNVIVLHYDI, encoded by the coding sequence ATGGAAAAAACAAACCTAGTTCTATTGCTTTGCTTTATTCTTATGTCAATGGTTCAAGGTGTTGTATTAGGACCCAAAGCTGTTGAAACATGGTTCCATAAGCTTCCTCATGCAAAGCAAAAGGTAAccaaatttcatttttattttcacgACATAACTAGTGGGAAAAATCCCACTGCAGTTCCAATAATCCAATCCAAATCCCCAACTTTCTTTGGGTATGTTGCAATGATTGACGATCCACTAACAGTTGGGCCAGAGCCCAATTCGACAATAGTGGGTCGAGCCCAAGGGATTTATGGTGGAGCTGATCAAAATGAGGCTGCCCTTCTCATGACCCTCAACTTTGTGTTCACAGCTGGCAAGTATAATGGTAGCACGTTGAGTGTACTTGGACGGAACCCGGCATTTCATAAGTACCGTGAGATGCCTATCGTCGGAGGTTCTGGAATTTTCCGATTGGCTAAGGGAATCGCCACTGCGAAAACCTATTGGATGAATGCTACCGATGCTATTGTTGAGTACAATGTTATAGTCCTGCATTATGACATTTGA
- the LOC129877233 gene encoding LOW QUALITY PROTEIN: dirigent protein 21-like (The sequence of the model RefSeq protein was modified relative to this genomic sequence to represent the inferred CDS: inserted 2 bases in 1 codon; substituted 1 base at 1 genomic stop codon), with amino-acid sequence MEKAILVLFICFIVMAMPMAQGVILGPKAMEKWFHKLPLAKQKVTKFHFYFHDITSGKNPTAVQIAQSNMTTKWPTFFGFVEMIDNPPTVGPAXNSTIVGRSXGIYGAADQNVSGLLMTLNFVFTTGEYNDSTLSVLGRNPAFPKYHEMPIVGGSENFRLAQEITTTKTYWINTTNRDGVVEYNVIVLHNDI; translated from the exons ATGGAAAAAGCAATCCTAGTTTTATTTATTTGCTTCATTGTTATGGCTATGCCAATGGCTCAAGGGGTTATATTAGGACCCAAAGCTATGGAAAAATGGTTCCACAAGCTTCCTCTTGCAAAGCAAAAGGTAACCAAATTTCATTTCTATTTTCATGATATAACTAGTGGAAAAAATCCAACTGCAGTTCAGATAGCCCAGTCTAACATGACTACTAAATGGCCAACTTTCTTTGGGTTTGTTGAAATGATAGACAACCCACCAACAGTTGGACCTGC CAATTCGACTATAGTGGGTCGATCTTAAGGGATTTATGGAGCAGCTGATCAAAATGTGTCTGGCCTTCTCATGACTCTCAACTTTGT ATTCACAACTGGTGAGTATAATGATAGCACGTTGAGTGTACTTGGCCGGAATCCAGCATTTCCCAAGTATCATGAGATGCCGATCGTTGGTGGTTCTGAAAATTTTCGATTGGCTCAGGAAATCACCACCACTAAGACGTATTGGATCAATACGACCAACAGAGATGGTGTTGTTGAGTACAATGTTATAGTCTTGCATAATGACATTTAA